One stretch of Qipengyuania gelatinilytica DNA includes these proteins:
- a CDS encoding cytochrome c1 → MLKLLSVRLVAILVGLGFALVALYAFAIGAYNAATEEPAGHLPYKKPMDLSWSFDGPFGKWDQTQLQRGLKVYDEVCSACHSLKFVAFRDLEQLGYSEAQVKAFAASKQVPGIDPNTGEATTRPGLPTDYFPSPYPNNVAAAAANNNAIPPDLSLMTKARGDGTNYVASLLMGYAPPSEELLEEHPEAAPGPGLHHNPYFPNLNLAMAPPLTSAGQVTFDDGTEATIEQMSKDVAAFLTWTAEPTLVKRKQTGWPVLIFLLFATVLAYMSKRQIWAAVKPKK, encoded by the coding sequence ATGCTCAAACTTCTCAGCGTCCGCCTCGTTGCGATTCTCGTGGGTCTCGGCTTCGCGCTCGTCGCGCTCTATGCCTTCGCGATCGGCGCCTATAATGCCGCGACCGAAGAGCCGGCCGGCCATCTGCCCTACAAGAAACCGATGGATCTCTCGTGGTCCTTCGACGGGCCTTTCGGCAAGTGGGACCAGACCCAGCTGCAGCGCGGCCTCAAGGTCTATGACGAGGTCTGCTCGGCCTGTCACAGCCTCAAGTTCGTCGCCTTTCGCGATCTCGAACAGCTCGGTTACTCCGAAGCGCAGGTGAAGGCCTTTGCTGCCTCCAAGCAGGTTCCGGGAATCGATCCGAACACCGGCGAAGCGACCACGCGTCCGGGCTTGCCGACCGACTACTTCCCGTCGCCCTATCCCAACAATGTTGCGGCTGCTGCGGCGAACAACAACGCCATTCCGCCCGATCTCTCGCTCATGACGAAGGCGCGCGGTGACGGCACCAACTATGTGGCATCGCTGCTGATGGGCTACGCCCCGCCGAGCGAAGAACTGCTGGAAGAACATCCCGAAGCCGCACCTGGCCCGGGCCTGCACCACAACCCGTATTTCCCGAACCTCAACCTCGCCATGGCGCCGCCGCTCACCTCGGCCGGCCAGGTGACCTTTGACGACGGGACCGAAGCTACGATCGAGCAGATGAGCAAGGACGTTGCCGCCTTCCTGACCTGGACTGCGGAACCGACCCTCGTGAAGCGCAAGCAGACCGGCTGGCCGGTCCTGATCTTCCTGCTCTTCGCAACCGTTCTCGCATATATGTCGAAGCGCCAGATCTGGGCGGCAGTGAAGCCCAAGAAGTAA
- a CDS encoding adenine phosphoribosyltransferase, whose amino-acid sequence MTPQELKSLVRTIPDFPVKGIQFRDITTLIGNGPGFAATVDWLATRVKDSGAQAIAGMEARGFIFGAAVAAQSALPFLPVRKSGKLPCDTIGVDYALEYGSDRLEMDPTSVTAGQRVAMVDDLLATGGTACATAQLLRQAGAVVSHAFFVIDLPDLGGAVKLRECDVEVAALMEFDGD is encoded by the coding sequence ATCACGCCGCAGGAACTGAAATCGCTGGTCCGCACCATTCCGGACTTCCCCGTGAAGGGCATCCAGTTTCGCGACATAACGACGCTTATCGGTAACGGCCCCGGTTTCGCAGCGACGGTCGACTGGCTCGCGACCCGCGTGAAGGACAGCGGCGCGCAGGCGATCGCCGGAATGGAGGCGCGCGGTTTCATCTTCGGGGCTGCAGTCGCCGCCCAGTCCGCTCTGCCTTTCCTGCCCGTGCGCAAGTCGGGCAAGCTGCCCTGCGACACGATCGGGGTCGATTACGCGCTGGAATACGGCAGCGACCGGCTGGAGATGGATCCGACCTCGGTGACCGCTGGCCAGAGGGTCGCGATGGTCGATGACCTCCTTGCAACAGGCGGTACGGCCTGCGCCACTGCCCAGCTCTTGCGCCAGGCCGGAGCAGTGGTCAGCCACGCCTTCTTTGTCATCGACCTGCCCGATCTCGGCGGCGCGGTGAAGCTTCGCGAGTGCGATGTTGAAGTCGCCGCCCTGATGGAATTCGACGGCGACTGA
- a CDS encoding cation:proton antiporter produces MEQTLVIALVGILGIGAQWLAWRTGWPAIVLMLAAGFLAGPVGLGVFDPEHAFGELLEPIVAVGVALILFEGGLSLDFRELRHTGGAVVRLATVGVALGWLFGALAGIYIAGLQPEVAILFGGILVVTGPTVVIPLLRQSSIKSRPASILKWEAIVNDPTGALCAVIAYEYFRKVAESPGASLFEVVPPLIIAAIVAGLIGYAAALAIAWSFPRGAVPEYLKVPVLLTAVIGVFVVSNLIEHEAGLVAVTVMGVALANMNVSSLRSIHPFKENVAILLVSGIFILLSASLGRDELAYLNPLTTAGFKMMLFLLALLFLVRPATILISLLGSSIPWNERLLLAWIAPRGIVLVAISGLFALRLADLNFSDGGLLIGLSFAVVVVTIVAHGFTIDFVAKLLKVKGATRPGILIVGSTPWTIALAEQMRDLKAPVIVVDASWQRLGLARQKGIDFYHGEILNEATEHNLELAPYQNLVAATENEAYNALVCNEFAHEIGRDSVFQLGESADGDDRHSLPESLRGRALFESGFGVEDVSERQRQGWVFRKTKLSEEFDFEKMQEKLPDAANMLLLMRDNGTIRFFTHAAKPEPRAGDTILSFSPPQARSAEDKAAKKAAKNKGVQPT; encoded by the coding sequence ATGGAACAGACACTCGTAATAGCCTTGGTGGGCATACTCGGCATCGGCGCGCAATGGCTTGCGTGGCGTACGGGTTGGCCGGCCATCGTCCTCATGCTTGCGGCAGGTTTCCTTGCCGGGCCTGTCGGGCTTGGCGTCTTCGACCCCGAACATGCATTCGGCGAGTTGCTCGAACCGATCGTGGCCGTGGGTGTGGCGCTGATCCTCTTCGAAGGTGGCCTTAGCCTCGATTTCCGTGAACTCAGGCATACGGGCGGCGCAGTCGTGCGACTTGCCACCGTCGGTGTCGCGCTGGGCTGGCTGTTCGGCGCGCTCGCCGGGATCTATATCGCCGGCCTGCAGCCCGAAGTGGCGATCCTGTTCGGCGGTATCCTCGTCGTCACCGGCCCGACGGTCGTGATCCCGCTCCTGCGGCAAAGCTCGATCAAGTCGCGCCCGGCCTCGATCCTCAAGTGGGAGGCCATCGTCAACGATCCCACAGGCGCCCTGTGCGCGGTGATCGCCTATGAATATTTCCGCAAGGTCGCCGAAAGCCCCGGCGCCTCGCTGTTCGAAGTGGTGCCCCCGCTGATCATCGCTGCCATCGTTGCCGGCCTCATCGGATACGCGGCCGCCCTTGCGATTGCCTGGTCGTTCCCCCGTGGTGCGGTGCCCGAATACCTGAAGGTGCCGGTGCTCCTGACTGCCGTCATCGGCGTGTTCGTGGTTTCGAACCTGATCGAGCATGAGGCCGGCCTTGTGGCCGTGACCGTTATGGGCGTGGCGCTGGCAAACATGAATGTCTCTAGCTTGAGATCCATACACCCGTTCAAGGAAAACGTCGCGATCCTGCTCGTCTCGGGCATCTTCATCCTGCTGTCCGCCTCGCTGGGCCGCGACGAGCTGGCCTATCTGAACCCGCTGACCACGGCGGGGTTCAAGATGATGCTCTTCCTGCTGGCGCTGCTCTTCCTCGTACGTCCCGCGACGATCCTGATCAGCCTTCTCGGCAGCAGCATCCCGTGGAACGAGCGATTGCTGCTTGCCTGGATTGCTCCGCGAGGCATCGTCCTCGTGGCAATCTCCGGCCTGTTCGCGCTGCGCCTTGCCGACCTCAACTTCAGCGATGGCGGGCTCCTCATCGGGCTGAGCTTTGCGGTGGTGGTCGTCACGATCGTCGCGCACGGCTTCACGATCGATTTCGTCGCCAAGCTGCTCAAGGTGAAGGGGGCGACACGCCCCGGCATACTGATCGTCGGCAGCACGCCCTGGACGATCGCGCTGGCCGAACAGATGCGCGATCTCAAGGCGCCCGTGATCGTGGTCGATGCCAGCTGGCAGCGCCTCGGCCTCGCGCGCCAGAAGGGAATCGATTTCTACCACGGCGAAATCCTCAACGAAGCGACCGAGCACAACCTCGAGCTGGCGCCCTACCAGAACCTCGTCGCCGCTACCGAAAACGAGGCTTACAACGCGCTCGTCTGCAACGAATTCGCCCATGAGATCGGTCGTGACAGCGTGTTCCAGCTGGGTGAAAGCGCCGATGGCGATGATCGGCACTCGCTTCCCGAAAGCCTGCGCGGAAGAGCCCTGTTCGAAAGCGGCTTCGGCGTGGAGGACGTCAGCGAACGCCAGCGGCAGGGCTGGGTCTTCCGCAAGACCAAGCTGTCCGAAGAATTCGATTTCGAGAAGATGCAGGAAAAGCTGCCCGATGCGGCGAACATGCTGTTGCTGATGCGCGACAACGGCACGATCCGCTTCTTCACCCATGCCGCCAAGCCGGAGCCAAGAGCGGGAGATACGATCCTCAGCTTCTCTCCTCCGCAAGCGCGTAGCGCCGAAGATAAAGCCGCGAAGAAGGCTGCCAAGAACAAGGGGGTGCAACCGACATGA
- a CDS encoding OmpA family protein has product MIHTAIQGRNWLAGVAACAMLGACSSGDAPEPEATPTDGPRSIFQDGEGEGAGNGIAPESLRPLETTISFADGTPDLTEAARAELATVVDSPQTSAGGAIVLRGHSDSEGSDEANIEASRLKAEAVRDFLVENRIAEERIEVIAFGEQNPIAPNALPDGSPNEEGRATNRRVEVTVETGRTTERRPSLIETITESDAADAVPAGAAQTASPEQ; this is encoded by the coding sequence ATGATCCACACAGCCATACAAGGCAGGAACTGGCTCGCGGGCGTTGCGGCCTGCGCGATGCTTGGCGCCTGCTCGAGCGGGGATGCACCCGAACCCGAGGCTACACCCACCGATGGGCCGCGTTCGATCTTCCAGGACGGCGAGGGCGAGGGTGCCGGCAACGGTATTGCTCCGGAATCGCTGCGCCCGCTGGAGACCACGATTTCCTTCGCCGACGGTACGCCGGACCTGACCGAGGCTGCGCGCGCCGAGCTCGCGACGGTGGTCGATTCGCCCCAGACGAGTGCGGGCGGCGCGATCGTGCTTCGCGGCCACTCGGATTCCGAAGGCAGCGACGAGGCCAATATCGAAGCCTCGCGCCTCAAGGCCGAGGCCGTGAGAGACTTCCTCGTTGAAAACAGGATTGCCGAAGAACGGATCGAAGTGATCGCATTCGGGGAGCAAAATCCCATTGCGCCCAATGCCTTGCCCGACGGATCGCCCAATGAGGAAGGGCGCGCGACCAACCGCCGTGTCGAGGTGACGGTGGAAACCGGCCGCACGACCGAGCGACGTCCGTCCCTGATCGAGACCATCACCGAAAGCGATGCGGCCGATGCCGTTCCGGCCGGTGCCGCGCAGACTGCAAGTCCGGAACAATGA
- a CDS encoding bifunctional nicotinamide-nucleotide adenylyltransferase/Nudix hydroxylase, which yields MAYQADYGVFIGRFQPLHLGHEHIIRDALERVAKLVVLVGSANVARDPRNPFTFEEREQMLRGSFAYEMAQGRLVVEPLDDHLYSDTAWVAEAQRRVSDIILADANPDGLGLHGTNDYSVVLAGYGKDNTSYYLKLFPEWGSIQIEAENATFGASDVRQRFFQRIPEVSQAALSRAVAGQLEEFARSDEFKRLLAEREYLDAYPKEWGEGPFVTADAVVVQAGHILLVERGQLPGKGLLALPGGFVGKGERIRDAAIRELREETAISDDKGQIPPAMLASFIEDSETRVFDAPARSLRGRIITHAFLFRMPERRDLAQVKGGDDAAHARWYRLGELRPEQMFEDHWSIIEQMANL from the coding sequence ATGGCATACCAGGCCGATTATGGCGTCTTCATCGGACGCTTCCAGCCGCTCCACCTTGGTCACGAACACATCATCCGCGACGCGCTCGAACGGGTTGCGAAATTGGTCGTTCTGGTGGGTTCGGCAAATGTAGCGCGCGATCCACGCAATCCTTTCACCTTCGAAGAGCGCGAGCAGATGCTGCGCGGTTCCTTTGCCTATGAGATGGCGCAAGGTCGACTCGTGGTCGAACCGCTCGACGATCATCTCTATTCGGACACGGCATGGGTTGCCGAAGCGCAGCGCCGGGTGAGCGACATCATCCTCGCCGATGCCAATCCGGACGGCCTCGGCCTTCACGGCACCAACGATTATTCGGTCGTGCTCGCGGGATATGGGAAGGACAATACGAGCTATTACCTCAAGCTCTTCCCCGAATGGGGCTCGATCCAGATCGAAGCCGAGAACGCGACGTTCGGGGCGAGCGACGTTCGCCAGCGTTTCTTCCAGCGTATCCCCGAAGTCTCGCAGGCTGCCCTTTCCAGGGCTGTGGCCGGGCAGCTGGAGGAATTCGCCCGAAGCGACGAGTTCAAGCGCCTGCTTGCCGAGCGCGAATATCTCGATGCCTACCCCAAGGAGTGGGGTGAAGGTCCCTTCGTGACGGCTGATGCGGTGGTCGTTCAGGCGGGGCATATCCTGCTGGTCGAACGCGGTCAGTTGCCCGGCAAGGGCCTGCTCGCACTGCCCGGCGGTTTCGTGGGCAAGGGTGAACGCATTCGCGATGCGGCGATCCGCGAGCTGCGCGAAGAGACGGCGATCTCCGACGACAAGGGCCAGATCCCGCCCGCGATGCTCGCCAGCTTCATCGAGGACAGCGAAACGCGCGTATTCGATGCGCCTGCCCGTAGCTTGCGGGGGCGGATCATCACACACGCCTTCCTGTTCCGCATGCCCGAACGGCGCGATCTGGCGCAGGTGAAGGGCGGTGACGATGCAGCCCATGCCCGCTGGTACCGCCTCGGCGAACTGCGGCCTGAACAGATGTTCGAGGACCACTGGTCGATCATTGAGCAAATGGCGAATTTGTAA
- a CDS encoding nicotinate phosphoribosyltransferase, translating to MANNIILSTDSYKHSHFLQYPPEARAISAYGESRTNGFADDVLFLGLQPFLIDYLGKPVSREDIEEAAELCAAHGVPFNREGWEAIVEDHGGYLPIEISALEEGSMVPTSVPLFQVVNTDPRMPWLTTFVETALLRAVWYPTTVATLSRKCKSVIAAGLERTSDDPAGQLPFKLHDFGARGVSSGESAALGGMAHLVNFSGTDTLEGILAARRYYGADMPGFSIPAAEHSTMTSWGRTREEAAYENMLDSFDGEGALVAVVSDSYDLDHAVEKIWGENLRDKVLNRKGTLVVRPDSGDPVETPLRTLEKLWDIFGGSVNGKGFKVLDPHVRVIQGDGMNVESIASLVKAVGDAGFAIDNIAFGMGGGLLQLVNRDTLRFAMKANAMHVDDGSWQDVSKKPATDPSKASKAGRQAVVEQGGKLVAKRLDEIDPADDLLKPVWRNGELLVRHSFDAVRERSWK from the coding sequence ATGGCAAACAACATCATCCTCTCGACGGACAGCTACAAGCACAGCCACTTCCTGCAATACCCGCCCGAAGCGCGCGCGATCAGCGCCTATGGCGAAAGCCGGACCAATGGTTTTGCCGATGACGTGCTGTTTCTCGGCCTCCAGCCGTTCCTGATCGATTACCTCGGCAAGCCTGTCAGCCGCGAGGACATCGAGGAGGCCGCCGAGCTGTGCGCCGCGCATGGCGTCCCCTTCAACCGAGAGGGCTGGGAGGCCATCGTCGAGGACCACGGCGGGTACCTCCCGATCGAGATCAGCGCGTTGGAAGAAGGCAGCATGGTGCCGACGTCGGTGCCGCTGTTCCAGGTGGTCAACACGGACCCGCGCATGCCTTGGCTCACGACCTTCGTCGAAACGGCGCTGCTGCGGGCGGTCTGGTATCCGACGACGGTCGCCACGCTCAGCCGCAAGTGCAAGAGCGTGATTGCCGCCGGCCTTGAACGCACGAGCGACGATCCGGCTGGCCAGCTGCCCTTCAAGCTGCATGATTTCGGTGCGCGCGGCGTGTCGAGCGGCGAGAGTGCGGCGCTGGGCGGCATGGCGCATCTCGTGAACTTCAGCGGCACCGATACGCTGGAGGGCATCCTGGCCGCACGGCGCTATTACGGCGCCGACATGCCCGGCTTCTCGATACCCGCAGCCGAACACAGCACCATGACGAGCTGGGGCCGGACGCGTGAGGAAGCCGCTTACGAGAACATGCTCGACAGTTTCGACGGCGAGGGCGCGCTCGTGGCGGTTGTCTCGGACAGCTACGATCTCGACCACGCGGTCGAGAAGATCTGGGGCGAGAACCTGCGCGACAAGGTGCTGAACCGGAAGGGCACGCTGGTGGTTCGCCCCGATAGCGGCGACCCGGTCGAAACGCCGCTCCGCACGCTGGAAAAGCTGTGGGACATCTTCGGCGGTTCGGTGAACGGCAAGGGCTTCAAGGTCCTCGACCCGCATGTCCGCGTGATCCAGGGCGACGGCATGAATGTCGAGAGCATCGCAAGTCTTGTGAAGGCGGTCGGCGATGCGGGTTTCGCCATCGACAACATCGCCTTCGGGATGGGCGGCGGGCTCTTGCAGCTGGTCAATCGCGACACGCTGCGTTTCGCCATGAAAGCCAATGCGATGCATGTCGATGACGGCAGCTGGCAAGACGTGTCGAAAAAGCCCGCCACCGATCCGAGCAAGGCCAGCAAGGCGGGCCGCCAGGCGGTGGTCGAGCAGGGCGGCAAGCTCGTCGCCAAGCGTCTCGACGAAATCGATCCGGCAGACGACCTGCTCAAGCCCGTATGGCGCAATGGCGAACTGCTTGTCCGCCACAGCTTCGACGCGGTGCGCGAACGTAGCTGGAAATAA
- the panC gene encoding pantoate--beta-alanine ligase has protein sequence MQTVRELEVLRNSVAALRDSGGSIALVPTMGALHDGHLTLVRRAKEAADHVVASIFVNPRQFGEGEDLDAYPRQLQRDSELLEAEGVALLWAPLPEEVYPPGYATNISVAGVSEGLCGGDRPGHFDGVATVVCKLFNQVMPDMAFFGEKDWQQLAVIRRMARDLDLTRPRVDAIHGVPIVREDDGLAMSSRNAYLSAEQRQQAASLPKAMRDAIAVIAGGGSAGRPLGNLREVLQVAGFESVDYAEVRDADSLERLEADNGNARLFVAARIGGTRLIDNMPISR, from the coding sequence GTGCAAACAGTCCGCGAACTTGAAGTGTTGAGGAATTCGGTCGCTGCCTTGCGGGATAGCGGTGGGTCGATTGCGCTCGTCCCCACCATGGGCGCGCTGCATGACGGGCATCTGACGCTGGTGAGGCGCGCAAAGGAGGCTGCCGATCACGTCGTCGCCTCGATCTTCGTCAACCCGCGCCAGTTCGGAGAAGGCGAGGATCTCGACGCCTATCCGCGGCAGTTGCAGCGCGACAGCGAACTGCTCGAGGCCGAGGGTGTCGCCTTGCTGTGGGCGCCGCTGCCCGAGGAAGTCTATCCGCCAGGCTATGCCACGAACATCTCGGTCGCCGGGGTTTCGGAAGGGCTGTGCGGCGGGGACCGGCCCGGCCATTTCGACGGCGTGGCGACGGTGGTGTGCAAGTTGTTCAACCAAGTCATGCCCGACATGGCCTTCTTCGGCGAGAAGGACTGGCAGCAGCTTGCCGTCATCCGCCGCATGGCGCGCGACCTCGACCTGACCCGCCCGCGTGTAGACGCAATCCACGGCGTGCCCATCGTGCGCGAGGATGACGGGCTCGCGATGAGCAGTCGCAATGCGTATCTATCGGCGGAACAACGCCAGCAAGCCGCTTCGCTACCCAAGGCGATGCGCGATGCGATTGCCGTCATTGCGGGGGGTGGGTCGGCTGGCCGGCCGCTCGGCAACTTGCGCGAAGTGCTGCAGGTCGCCGGCTTCGAGAGTGTCGATTATGCGGAAGTGCGCGACGCCGACAGCCTCGAACGGCTCGAGGCGGACAATGGCAATGCCCGCCTCTTCGTAGCCGCGAGGATCGGTGGGACACGGCTGATCGACAATATGCCGATCAGCCGCTGA
- a CDS encoding division plane positioning ATPase MipZ has translation MSHAVPHWITFANEKGGTGKSTTAVHVAVALAYKGAKVVAFDLDHRQRTMNRYFDNRADTAARRGIDLPSVECHTVPLIPAEEFGEMVQRHGRDADFILIDTPGRDDPLARFAATHADTLVTPMNDSFVDFDLIGQVEGESFKVKKLSFYAELIWEARIQRSRKAIEENRPTMDWVVVRNRTGHSEARNVARIEQALTEMSKRVGFRVAKGLSERVIYRELFPSGLTLLDKGHLGDLGTSHLVARQELRGLLAALRLPAVERIKETETA, from the coding sequence TTGTCGCACGCTGTCCCCCACTGGATTACCTTCGCCAACGAGAAGGGCGGGACGGGCAAGTCGACCACTGCGGTGCATGTGGCCGTCGCGCTCGCATACAAGGGTGCCAAGGTCGTGGCGTTCGACCTCGATCACCGCCAGCGCACCATGAACCGCTATTTCGACAATCGCGCGGACACGGCTGCAAGGCGCGGCATCGACCTGCCGAGCGTCGAGTGCCACACGGTCCCGCTGATCCCGGCAGAGGAATTCGGCGAGATGGTGCAGCGCCACGGGCGCGATGCCGATTTCATCCTGATCGATACGCCGGGGCGTGACGATCCGCTGGCGCGTTTCGCCGCGACGCATGCCGATACGCTGGTCACGCCGATGAACGACAGCTTCGTCGATTTCGATCTCATCGGTCAGGTCGAGGGCGAGAGTTTCAAGGTCAAGAAACTGTCCTTCTATGCCGAGCTGATCTGGGAGGCGCGGATCCAGCGCAGCCGCAAGGCGATCGAGGAAAACCGGCCGACTATGGACTGGGTCGTCGTGCGCAACCGCACCGGTCATAGCGAGGCGCGCAATGTCGCGCGCATCGAGCAGGCGCTGACCGAAATGTCCAAGCGCGTGGGCTTCCGCGTGGCCAAGGGCCTGTCGGAACGCGTCATCTATCGCGAGCTTTTCCCCTCGGGCCTTACCCTGCTCGACAAGGGTCATCTCGGCGATCTCGGTACCAGCCATCTCGTTGCGAGGCAGGAATTGCGCGGGCTGCTTGCGGCCTTGCGCCTGCCAGCCGTGGAACGAATAAAAGAAACGGAAACCGCATGA
- a CDS encoding J domain-containing protein → MIKIVMFLVAASFFCRWALGKWPWDYLRPAPTRSQAIFRARQLLNVSAKADHAEIREAHRRMSAMTHPDKGGSKSQMQELNAARDLLLDELPHEPLEPPK, encoded by the coding sequence ATGATCAAGATCGTCATGTTCCTCGTCGCGGCGAGCTTCTTCTGCCGCTGGGCGCTGGGGAAATGGCCGTGGGACTACCTTCGTCCCGCGCCCACCCGTTCGCAGGCGATCTTCCGCGCACGCCAGCTACTCAACGTATCGGCCAAGGCCGACCATGCGGAAATCCGCGAGGCGCATCGGCGCATGTCTGCCATGACCCATCCCGACAAGGGCGGTAGCAAGTCGCAGATGCAGGAACTGAACGCTGCACGCGACCTTCTCTTGGATGAACTCCCTCACGAACCGCTGGAGCCCCCAAAATGA
- the pgmG gene encoding phosphoglucomutase/phosphomannomutase PgmG, whose protein sequence is MTHSFDATVLREYDIRGIIGETLGAEDARAIGRTFGSMLRDAGGSRVAVGYDGRVSSPMLEHALVEGLTAAGCDVVRIGMGATPMLYYAEASDDEIDGGIQITGSHNPPNYNGFKMVFQGRPFFGADIQELGRISAAGQWADGAGDVEDRDVMDEYIERMVTALDGVDTSALEGMRVGWDAGNGAAGPALERLVAKLPGEHHVLFTEVDGNFPNHHPDPTVEENLADLRKLVSAKSLDFGVAFDGDGDRIGAIDGEGRVIWGDQLLMIYAEDLLASRKGATIIADVKASRALYDHVAACGGEPLMWKTGHSLIKSKMKETGSPLAGEMSGHVFFADEYYGFDDALYAGVRLLAASARLGKSVTQLRSDMPQMINTPEMRFQVDESRKFAAIEEVKERLSGTDADVNGTDGVRVNTADGWWLLRASNTQDVLVARAESDSEEGLERLVGQIDEQLALSGLERGESVGH, encoded by the coding sequence ATGACCCACAGTTTCGACGCAACCGTCCTGCGCGAATATGACATTCGCGGCATCATCGGCGAGACGCTTGGCGCGGAGGATGCGCGCGCCATCGGGCGCACCTTCGGTTCCATGCTGCGCGATGCGGGCGGCAGCCGCGTGGCGGTCGGTTATGACGGGCGGGTCAGTTCGCCAATGCTGGAACATGCGCTGGTCGAAGGGCTGACGGCGGCGGGCTGCGATGTCGTGCGGATCGGCATGGGCGCGACCCCGATGCTATATTATGCCGAGGCCAGCGACGATGAAATCGACGGCGGCATACAGATAACCGGCAGCCACAATCCCCCCAATTACAACGGCTTCAAGATGGTGTTCCAGGGCCGTCCGTTCTTCGGTGCGGACATCCAGGAACTGGGCCGTATTTCGGCAGCGGGGCAATGGGCCGACGGCGCGGGCGATGTCGAGGACCGCGATGTCATGGACGAGTATATCGAGCGCATGGTCACCGCGCTGGACGGTGTCGACACCTCCGCGCTCGAAGGCATGCGCGTCGGTTGGGACGCGGGCAATGGCGCTGCCGGGCCCGCGCTCGAAAGGCTCGTCGCCAAGCTGCCGGGCGAACATCATGTCCTCTTCACCGAGGTCGACGGCAATTTTCCCAATCATCATCCTGATCCTACTGTCGAGGAAAACCTTGCAGACCTGCGAAAGCTCGTCTCCGCAAAGTCCCTCGATTTCGGAGTGGCCTTCGATGGTGACGGCGACCGGATCGGTGCGATCGACGGCGAGGGCAGGGTGATCTGGGGCGACCAGCTGCTTATGATCTATGCCGAGGACCTGCTGGCGAGCCGTAAGGGTGCGACCATCATCGCCGACGTGAAGGCGAGCCGTGCGCTCTACGATCATGTCGCGGCCTGCGGCGGCGAGCCGCTGATGTGGAAGACCGGCCATTCGCTGATCAAGTCGAAGATGAAGGAAACCGGATCTCCCCTCGCGGGCGAGATGAGCGGCCACGTCTTCTTCGCCGACGAGTATTACGGCTTCGACGATGCCCTCTACGCAGGTGTGCGCCTGCTCGCCGCCTCGGCACGACTGGGCAAGTCGGTGACGCAGCTGCGCAGCGACATGCCGCAGATGATCAACACGCCGGAAATGCGCTTCCAGGTCGACGAGAGCCGCAAGTTCGCCGCAATCGAAGAGGTGAAGGAGCGTCTCTCTGGCACCGATGCGGATGTGAACGGCACCGATGGCGTGCGCGTGAATACGGCGGACGGCTGGTGGCTGCTGCGCGCCTCGAACACGCAGGACGTGCTCGTGGCTCGTGCCGAAAGCGATAGCGAGGAAGGTCTCGAACGTCTGGTCGGCCAGATCGACGAGCAGCTGGCATTGTCGGGCCTCGAGCGCGGAGAAAGCGTGGGGCACTAA